In Macadamia integrifolia cultivar HAES 741 chromosome 13, SCU_Mint_v3, whole genome shotgun sequence, one DNA window encodes the following:
- the LOC122058657 gene encoding probable sugar phosphate/phosphate translocator At3g14410 — protein MAGRIRRLCSEDGLTYAYILLYIALSSGQIFFNKWVLSSKQINFPYPLGLTLLHMVFSSVLCFILTKVLKIMKVEDGMTAEMYATSVIPIGATFAMTLWLGNTAYLYISVAFAQMLKAIMPVAVFILGVAAGLEVMSCRMLFIMSVISFGVLVASYGEIDVSWIGVVYQMGGVIAEALRLIFMEILVKRKGLKMNPIAVMYYVSPCSAICLFIPWIFLEKPKMDEAGTWTFQPVVLILNCLCTFALNLSVFLVISHTSALTIRVAGVVKDWVVVLLSAVLFADTKLTVINLFGYGIAIAGVAAYNNYKLKKEVSKTNIKESQNDEAVPLVNTSTSQRADT, from the exons ATGGCAGGTAGAATCAGGAGATTGTGTAGCGAGGATGGCCTCACATATGCTTATATCCTTCTATACATCGCCCTCTCTAGCGGTCAGATCTTCTTCAACAAG TGGGTTTTGTCATCAAAGCAAATCAATTTCCCCTATCCTCTTGGATTGACACTACTGCACATGGTCTTCTCCTCTGTATTATGTTTTATCCTCACCAAAGTTCTGAAG ATTATGAAGGTTGAGGATGGGATGACCGCAGAAAT GTATGCTACATCGGTCATACCAATTGGTGCGACATTTGCAATGACCCTGTGGCTGGGAAACACTGCATACCTGTATATTTCTGTTGCATTTGCACAAATGTTGAAAGCTATCA TGCCTGTTGCAGTTTTCATTCTTGGGGTAGCAGCCGGACTTGAAGTAATGAGCTGCAGAATGCTTTTTATAATGTCAGTTATCAGTTTTGGTGTCCTTGTGGCTTCATATGGGGAAATTGATGTCAGCTGGATTGGTGTGGTCTACCAAATGGGTGGTGTTATTGCTGAAGCTTTGAGGCTTATTTTTATGGAGATTCTGGTGAAAAGAAAGGGTCTCAAGATGAACCCTATAGCTGTCATGTACTATGTTAGTCCCTGCAG TGCTATATGCCTGTTCATTCCTTGGATATTCTTGGAGAAGCCGAAGATGGATGAAGCTGGGACCTGGACATTTCAACCAGTTGTGCTAATTCTCAACTGCCTCTGTACTTTTGCACTCAACCTGTCGGTTTTCCTTGTGATCTCACATACAAGTGCCCTAACCATTCGTGTTGCTGGAGTTGTCAAAGATTGGGTGGTTGTCTTACTGTCAGCTGTTTTGTTTGCGGATACAAAGTTGACAGTTATCAACCTGTTCGGTTATGGCATTG CCATTGCTGGTGTAGCTGCATACAATAATTACAAGTTGAAGAAGGAAGTTtcaaaaaccaacattaaggaGTCTcaaaatgatgaagcagtaccGCTGGTCAACACCTCGACTTCTCAGAGAGCAGACACATAG
- the LOC122060070 gene encoding ubiquitin carboxyl-terminal hydrolase 25-like isoform X1, translating to MALQMTWQLNLLHRRKNGPPVGLRNLGNSCYLNSVLQCLTYTPPLANFCLKSQHSSLCDSTSEADRKRDCPFCILEKRIVRSLSVDLPLDAPKKIQNCLRIFSEHFRFGRQEDAHEFLRYVIDACHNTCLRLKKLQQQCRKGNESCNGASAGGSGSGGDTIVKEIFGGALQSQVKCLSCGAESNKTDDIMDISLDLFQSNSLKEAMQRFFQSEILDGSNKYKCEKCKKLVPARKQMSILKAPNVLVIQLKRFEGIHGGKIDRPIAFEEVLVLSSYMCKATQQDPCPEYNLFGTIVHSGYSPESGHYYAYIKDAIGRWYCCNDSQVSLSTLQEVLSEKVYILFFSRINQRPKPTKSAFASNGLKSPNCNGNDAMGRPKAVLPLKTVPAKPIRTNSPENGLSTMSKTGMVPLGPRIDWRNPNVKSIYANGNGNGYTDVNKSSSVEKRVKPKDSLPVDITKNEVPSTVDRNGANGNRCRGNEGKEVLSLPHQNGEIQSNGDSSVKMEVCKNNGAIGEMPNCDHAVSKDKDHHLPELSGSKRKYVDETCMLLAHDASSLAKLEKFKEVLAKDASSSLRSHGWHDKVYHFMLERKRQCAREAGNSSISNTEIKKMLIGDAKANFISQIPEPLKEHLVECLKSFSKEKK from the exons ATGGCCTTGCAAATGACTTGGCAACTTAATCTCCTTCACAGGCGAAAGAACGGTCCTCCTGTAGGGTTAAGAAATCTCGGCAACTCTTGTTATCTTAATAGCGTCCTTCAGTGCTTGACCTATACTCCTCCCCTCGCCAATTTCTGCCTCAAGAGCCAACACTCCTCTTTAT GTGATTCGACGTCGGAGGCGGACCGGAAGCGAGATTGCCCCTTCTGCATATTAGAGAAGAGGATAGTGCGGTCGCTTAGCGTCGATCTTCCTCTCGACGCTCCAAAAAAGATCCAAAATTGTCTCAGGATTTTTTCCGAACACTTCAGGTTTGGGAGGCAAGAGGACGCTCACGAGTTCCTTCGCTATGTTATCGATGCTTGCCACAATACCTGCCTTCGTCTTAAGAAGCTTCAGCAGCAGTGTCGGAAGGGGAATGAGTCCTGCAATGGCGCTAGTGCCGGTGGCAGCGGCAGTGGTGGTGACACCATTGTTAAGGAGATCTTTGGTGGTGCCTTGCAGAGCCAGGTGAAGTGTCTCTCATGTGGGGCGGAGTCAAATAAGACCGATGATATCATGGACATCAGTCTGGACTTGTTCCAGAGCAATTCCCTCAAGGAAGCCATGCAACGGTTCTTCCAATCGGAGATATTGGATGGCAGCAATAAATATAAATGTGAGAA GTGCAAGAAGTTGGTGCCGGCCAGAAAGCAGATGTCTATTCTTAAGGCGCCTAACGTCCTTGTAATACAGCTCAAG AGATTTGAGGGCATACATGGTGGAAAGATTGATCGTCCCATTGCCTTCGAGGAGGTTTTGGTGCTCTCGAGCTACATGTGTAAAGCAACTCAG CAGGATCCATGTCCGGAGTATAACTTGTTTGGAACCATTGTGCATTCGGGTTACTCACCAGAGTCTGGTCACTATTATGCATACATCAAG GACGCAATTGGTAGGTGGTATTGCTGCAATGATTCTCAAGTTTCACTTTCAACTCTGCAGGAGGTTTTGTCAGAGAAggtttatattctttttttctctcgtATTAACCAAAGACCAAAGCCAACCAAATCTGCTTTTGCATCCAATGGTTTGAAGTCTCCTAATTGCAATGGTAATGATGCAATGGGAAGGCCAAAGGCAGTTCTCCCATTGAAAACAGTTCCCGCAAAACCGATAAGGACGAATTCCCCTGAGAATGGTTTATCAACCATGTCTAAGACTGGTATGGTGCCTTTGGGCCCGCGAATTGACTGGAGAAATCCCAATGTGAAAAGCATATAtgcaaatggaaatggaaatggataTACAGATGTTAATAAGAGCAGTTCTGTAGAAAAGCGTGTGAAACCAAAAGACTCTTTACCTGTGGACATAACTAAGAATGAAGTGCCATCAACAGTTGACCGGAATGGTGCTAATGGAAATAGATGTCGTGGCAATGAAGGCAAAGAAGTGTTATCTTTACCGCATCAAAATGGTGAAATCCAGAGTAATGGTGATAGTTCAGTGAAAATGGAAGTTTGTAAGAATAATGGTGCAATAGGAGAGATGCCTAATTGTGACCATGCAGTAAGCAAAGACAAGGACCATCACCTCCCTGAACTTTCAGGGTCCAAGAGGAAATATGTGGACGAGACTTGCATGTTGCTTGCACATGATGCTTCTTCTCTGGCAAAGTTGGAGAAATTTAAAGAAGT GCTTGCTaaggatgcttcttcaagtcTGCGTTCACATGGTTGGCATGATAAGGTTTACCATTTTATGCTCGAGAGAAAGAGACAGTGTGCACGAGAAGCTGGCAATTCTTCTATCAGTAACACTGAGATAAA GAAGATGTTGATTGGAGATGCCAAAGCAAACTTTATCTCACAAATTCCTGAACCGTTGAAGGAGCACCTGGTTGAATGCCTTAAATCATTtagcaaggaaaaaaaatag
- the LOC122060070 gene encoding ubiquitin carboxyl-terminal hydrolase 25-like isoform X2, with translation MALQMTWQLNLLHRRKNGPPVGLRNLGNSCYLNSVLQCLTYTPPLANFCLKSQHSSLCDSTSEADRKRDCPFCILEKRIVRSLSVDLPLDAPKKIQNCLRIFSEHFRFGRQEDAHEFLRYVIDACHNTCLRLKKLQQQCRKGNESCNGASAGGSGSGGDTIVKEIFGGALQSQVKCLSCGAESNKTDDIMDISLDLFQSNSLKEAMQRFFQSEILDGSNKYKCEKCKKLVPARKQMSILKAPNVLVIQLKRFEGIHGGKIDRPIAFEEVLVLSSYMCKATQDPCPEYNLFGTIVHSGYSPESGHYYAYIKDAIGRWYCCNDSQVSLSTLQEVLSEKVYILFFSRINQRPKPTKSAFASNGLKSPNCNGNDAMGRPKAVLPLKTVPAKPIRTNSPENGLSTMSKTGMVPLGPRIDWRNPNVKSIYANGNGNGYTDVNKSSSVEKRVKPKDSLPVDITKNEVPSTVDRNGANGNRCRGNEGKEVLSLPHQNGEIQSNGDSSVKMEVCKNNGAIGEMPNCDHAVSKDKDHHLPELSGSKRKYVDETCMLLAHDASSLAKLEKFKEVLAKDASSSLRSHGWHDKVYHFMLERKRQCAREAGNSSISNTEIKKMLIGDAKANFISQIPEPLKEHLVECLKSFSKEKK, from the exons ATGGCCTTGCAAATGACTTGGCAACTTAATCTCCTTCACAGGCGAAAGAACGGTCCTCCTGTAGGGTTAAGAAATCTCGGCAACTCTTGTTATCTTAATAGCGTCCTTCAGTGCTTGACCTATACTCCTCCCCTCGCCAATTTCTGCCTCAAGAGCCAACACTCCTCTTTAT GTGATTCGACGTCGGAGGCGGACCGGAAGCGAGATTGCCCCTTCTGCATATTAGAGAAGAGGATAGTGCGGTCGCTTAGCGTCGATCTTCCTCTCGACGCTCCAAAAAAGATCCAAAATTGTCTCAGGATTTTTTCCGAACACTTCAGGTTTGGGAGGCAAGAGGACGCTCACGAGTTCCTTCGCTATGTTATCGATGCTTGCCACAATACCTGCCTTCGTCTTAAGAAGCTTCAGCAGCAGTGTCGGAAGGGGAATGAGTCCTGCAATGGCGCTAGTGCCGGTGGCAGCGGCAGTGGTGGTGACACCATTGTTAAGGAGATCTTTGGTGGTGCCTTGCAGAGCCAGGTGAAGTGTCTCTCATGTGGGGCGGAGTCAAATAAGACCGATGATATCATGGACATCAGTCTGGACTTGTTCCAGAGCAATTCCCTCAAGGAAGCCATGCAACGGTTCTTCCAATCGGAGATATTGGATGGCAGCAATAAATATAAATGTGAGAA GTGCAAGAAGTTGGTGCCGGCCAGAAAGCAGATGTCTATTCTTAAGGCGCCTAACGTCCTTGTAATACAGCTCAAG AGATTTGAGGGCATACATGGTGGAAAGATTGATCGTCCCATTGCCTTCGAGGAGGTTTTGGTGCTCTCGAGCTACATGTGTAAAGCAACTCAG GATCCATGTCCGGAGTATAACTTGTTTGGAACCATTGTGCATTCGGGTTACTCACCAGAGTCTGGTCACTATTATGCATACATCAAG GACGCAATTGGTAGGTGGTATTGCTGCAATGATTCTCAAGTTTCACTTTCAACTCTGCAGGAGGTTTTGTCAGAGAAggtttatattctttttttctctcgtATTAACCAAAGACCAAAGCCAACCAAATCTGCTTTTGCATCCAATGGTTTGAAGTCTCCTAATTGCAATGGTAATGATGCAATGGGAAGGCCAAAGGCAGTTCTCCCATTGAAAACAGTTCCCGCAAAACCGATAAGGACGAATTCCCCTGAGAATGGTTTATCAACCATGTCTAAGACTGGTATGGTGCCTTTGGGCCCGCGAATTGACTGGAGAAATCCCAATGTGAAAAGCATATAtgcaaatggaaatggaaatggataTACAGATGTTAATAAGAGCAGTTCTGTAGAAAAGCGTGTGAAACCAAAAGACTCTTTACCTGTGGACATAACTAAGAATGAAGTGCCATCAACAGTTGACCGGAATGGTGCTAATGGAAATAGATGTCGTGGCAATGAAGGCAAAGAAGTGTTATCTTTACCGCATCAAAATGGTGAAATCCAGAGTAATGGTGATAGTTCAGTGAAAATGGAAGTTTGTAAGAATAATGGTGCAATAGGAGAGATGCCTAATTGTGACCATGCAGTAAGCAAAGACAAGGACCATCACCTCCCTGAACTTTCAGGGTCCAAGAGGAAATATGTGGACGAGACTTGCATGTTGCTTGCACATGATGCTTCTTCTCTGGCAAAGTTGGAGAAATTTAAAGAAGT GCTTGCTaaggatgcttcttcaagtcTGCGTTCACATGGTTGGCATGATAAGGTTTACCATTTTATGCTCGAGAGAAAGAGACAGTGTGCACGAGAAGCTGGCAATTCTTCTATCAGTAACACTGAGATAAA GAAGATGTTGATTGGAGATGCCAAAGCAAACTTTATCTCACAAATTCCTGAACCGTTGAAGGAGCACCTGGTTGAATGCCTTAAATCATTtagcaaggaaaaaaaatag